The Phragmites australis chromosome 1, lpPhrAust1.1, whole genome shotgun sequence genomic interval taccatgtactggcagggggggaggcgtgggtccattaaatgcacgagTCCCGTCCTGTTTCATACaagtgcctcgggataacgttgccaggatcaaagcgctccgtcggccaccctgccctgtcagaaggacaagacagggtgggcgtaccgggcacctctgaggctgcccggtgggcccctatTATGGCGCCCAGAgtcttccgcagcggctggtggtcgaatgcgcgccgcatttctccaccgcccctgtcacttcgccaagatgaaatgattacgcctttctccgtggcgccttggcattcgcgtcccctctttcccattcaggatatgttgaggtcggcgcacctataaaaggaaaggatggagaacactaaaaagagagagagcaacagcccccgaccacaagacgaccaagagaccagacaaccaacaatctccggcgaaccaggccaaagatagatcgacagacactcgaaccagctcaagttaagctagaacataagagcctcaagctctttgtaaacagtgcttcccttagaaccagatacctccttgaagaatccccttcaaggataaatatagcgctcatacaggagtagggtgttacgcctccgtgcggcccgaacctgtctaaaacccggcgtacccactttcccttgcattagggtgatcgtctcccactagccatcgcatttatttccgttcccgcttatttcccacacaagcttttccaggatcatccccccggccgaatctctaaaaaggggtctctcgggatccctgcgacaggagttcactctccgacactcACAAATAAATTACTCTCTTCTAGCAAATAAAGCATTAGCAATATTATTATAAAAGGCATTCATGCCTCTCTCACTAatacagaacaccacatatatagcatctcattagtgtcggttcaacaGTAACCGTTACTGAAGATGTGTCAATATCGGTTCTTAAACTTCCACACGCAAACAACGACTGAggagccacgaaccggcactgatacagtcGATTCTAGTTACGAACCGGGACTGatacatcagtgtcggttctagccatgaaccagtactgataatcagtataagtatcggttctagccatgaacaGTTACTGGTAGtaagtatcattgtcggttctaaCCACAAACCACCACTGATGATTGCTATTGTCAtgactcatcttaaaaaaattataactttttcacacaaagttggatgaagaaaaactttatatgaaaagtatagctctcgatgagatttacaactttatagttgaaaactttttaatctGAGGTCACTTATATCCTCAAATAATTATAACAAAGTTGCAGCAGTGGTCGGATAGAGACAAACTTGATATAAACATTGTAGAATTCGATGAGATGTACAGCTTTATAGTtgacaactttttcatttgaggtcatttagatatctaaatatccattcaaaattttggttagaagatatcaaaaggatttattttgctactataatCACGAACGGACCATAGCTGAGATGGTTTGAGGGGTCACGTGCGCAACTGCTgtgaggtcgtgagttcgagtcttggttACCGCATGCGAGCGGATATCGACCTTGTGAATATTGGGCGTGATTAAGTGAGCAGCCTCTGATCAGGTGCCTTTagtcaaaaaaaattgaagctttTTTGGCCAGAAAAACATTGAACAGGGaggactatcagtgtcggttagtaGCTCtaatcggcactgaaaatcaccaTAAATGCCGGTTGGCGAAAAACATTGAATCAgaaccgactatcagtgccggtttgtagcTCCAACAGGCACTGACACTGATTTTCAGTGTTGATTCCATACCCAGTACTAATAGTCAGTAAacatcagtgccgagtaatcaatATCGATTCAAAACCCGTCATTGAtagcgattttgaaccgacactgatgaggatttctatagtagtgcctCTTCATCTCCCAATTGATTTGCACTCCCTTGAAATGAAGGCATCGGCACGTagttttcatcttgatcacaccGGTCAAACTCTTCATCACCCAAAGTATTATCTTAAATGAAGTTATAaaaaatcatgcatgcatgtattattTTAGTTTGAGCATAGGATAACTTGGTAAGTCAAAAAAATTCTCCACCTCATCTTTAAAACACCAAACGAGCACTCAATCACACTACAGTTTTTGTAGAGTTGCATATTACACTGGAGGAAGAACTCTCACAGTACCAAACTACCAATAGGTACTACTTTTCAAAAACTAGCACCAAGATAGCATCCTCCAAGAACTCAAAAATCCACTTCTGCATCGAGCAACTCGATAAATTCGATAAACCCCTAATCTCCTACTCCCTCGAGCAAGTAGCAAGCTGTCGAGTTCCATCAACACCACAGGCACCAAACCCTTGCCACCGCTAATCCTTGATAGAGATCCCCATAAAACCCATACCATAATGTTACTACTTAATTAATCAGCAACAAATCAATCGAGCATCAAGGTACCTAAGCCAAGAAAAGGTATCAACTTGGTACAAGAATcgcatcagtgtcggttatcATAAGCACATGGATAGGGCAAGCTCACCATGTTGCTGGTGGCGACATGCGTAGGCGTGTCAGCATCATCGCCGTCGGCTGCTCCCTCGATAACGCTGGCCTTAAGTCCACCAGCCGCAGAGGATGGACGGGGTGGCATGTAGGGATGTTTCCCTCGGCGCGCAGCGGGGAGCTATCCGCGCCAACCGGGGCAGCCACCATTCTGCGCGAGCCTCCCATGGCCGCATCAATAGGTCCTACAGCGTCGTGCCTCCCACGCCGCAGCGTCGCTAGGGAGACCTCTGGTGCGACCACAGGTGTCGGGGCTGCCGCACCAGGCATGGCCCTCGTAGCAACTAGGGTCGACGCACCAAGGAGGCAGCCCGCGCTGGAGATTCCATCAGCACCAGGCAAGGAGGCACCGCCGTGCGTGGACGCCGTCCGTTCCTTAGCCAACGAATCTCAATAGGCGAGGGTAAGGGCGAGGGTCTCCTATGCATCTTCAACGTCGCTTGGCTCCATCTTGGCCGAACCCCCGCCAAGCTCATCGGATTTGAGGAGAAATGCTATGTTTAGGGTTGGAGGGAACAGAGAGAAAGGGAGGCGAATGGGAgggaacagagagagaggggggggggggggggaacggGATGCGAACGGAAGGGGGGCTAGGGGTTCGGGTGGGGAGGTGGTATTGATAGGTAATTTTTCTCAAATTCGATGAATAGTATAGTAAAAGGTTGAATCATAGttaaaataagtttttttttcacagtTTATGAGATTGTTATAATCTGAGCTTCAGTTTATAATAATTTAGGTAAATAATCTAAATGTCTGATTAcactataaataaataaactagtttattataattttaagtGAAAATAAACAGGATCTAACTGGCAAAGGGAACCTCTTAGCACTTGGTCCTTTTCATGCAGCTGTTCGGCTTTGTAGATTTTCTAGCTAGGAGTGGTTAAGAGTACTGATTTAGGCAAAAGGCTTCCGCCCATTGCAGACCTTGTCATGCTGCGGAGGTTCCCGGGATATAGGAGTTCTCTCTTTCTTGGAGTCACCAAGAGTGTCggtaattaattaaaaaagatGATCGAAACGTAGCCGAAAATAGGAAGTGTATTCAAAAGTTTGAAGTGCACCAGTAGTAGTAACAGTAACAAATTAAGTGAGCTGGGTGATATTGCAGCATGCCAGCAGCGGATAATGATAGGAAAATAGCAAGACGCAACTGCTTTCGGCACGCTCGCTGTCGTTTTCACTTTTCGATAACGAAAACTCGAAGAAGCTTACTCAGTCTGTACACAAAATCGACGAGGGGACGCGAACTCTGCTGGTACATAATTATTAGCAAAGCGCTGCTAAAGCTGATAACTATGCGGAAGTTTTGTACTCTGCTAAAGCTGTGTTTGCAGTTTTGTATTTGAGCTGTGTGTATATTAGTTATACAGATACCGGGGCCGATCGAACTCTTATTCAGTTATATCCTCTTCACTACGAGAATCAATAAAGATTCTACTGTAAAAATAAATTCGGAACTCAGTATGGAAAATCTACAGCAAGTGCATCACTTTTCTGTTAGGGAAGTCGTAGGTAAAAAGCTATGCAATAATGGAATCGCGATGAGTTCAGTTGTCGTGTCGCATAGCATAGAACGTAGTGCGCGTAGACGGATCGTTTAGCATCGGTACAGTCTAAGTCGTCGTCTTATTCTGTTTTTGCACGATTTCTGGGCTGGGAACCTACACTTTCCattgtttttttcttccccGAGGCATCCGGCTTTCCAGAAGTCCAGTCTCGATCTGCACGTAGCTGCAAACACGAGACCGAGATCAGGCTCTAGGGATGCAAACGGGGTGAGGCCCGCTTAATcataattatatttatattttttttatctatttttatattattaagTAAAAAAAAGTAGCATGCAGATTTTATACGGACTAATGGGTAGACTCTGCGTCGTCTTCGTGTGCGGCAACCACACATGGTGGAGCGTGCAACATGGGATGATGCTAGGTGGGATGAGGCGGGATAGGGATGCCTATTCATATTTGTGATGTTTTTGGTGTGCGGATAGATATGTATGATTATTTAGTTtttaagaatattttttttagagttgATGAATAAATTaagttaatattttttattggatGAGACGTATCCAACCACAatcattagtaaaataataaataataattagtaTGATGTATTACTAATTAGTATTTGTTATTATGATATAATAGTTAATAAGTGTTAGTGTGCACGTTACTTACTATTGTGTATCGATTAgaatataattaataattagtATATTTATTGTTAATTTGTAATTACTATGATAAAATTAGCATAGATAAGTATGAGCACATATTGATTAGTGTATAGTTAACCATTATTATATAAAATTAAGagatataattaattaattattatcatttCACCCATTCTCGTCCCTCCAACTAATCACAAAATTAAATTATACTATCTATTAACTAAACAAAGAACTTAAATGGCTATATTACTAAAAACATAAATTATCATAACCCATCCGCCCTCCAACCAAACTCCACCAAGCTGGTTTGGCGGTTGGGCTCTATGTTGCGGTGCCGTCTTCACCTCTGTTTCTTCCTTCCGACGCGCGCAATGGCATGGTACAGAGGGGAGCCGACGCGCGCAAGGCCGTAGAGGTGGGTGGGAAAGGAAACACCCCTGCGACGCGACTGGGGACTTGGCGGCGGATGGAGTTGAGTTGCACCGGCCAGACAGACAGCTAGCTAGCCATGGGGAGCCAAGGACGCGGGGAAGAGGGGGCGGTGGCCGGGTCGTGGAGGCTGCGGATGGACAGCGGCTTCCGCATCCCGGAGCGGTTCCACCGCCAGCCGCCCTTCTTCTCCAGGATCTTCGGCGGCCCGAACGGTGCGCCGCCGTCCCTCTCTTTCGTCCCTCCTGTTAAAATTGCGCTTCCTTCCTGACTTCACCTCCTTTTatgctcttcttttttctttccctttcctTTTGGCCGGCCATTGCATCTGGTAGTGCCCTACGATGTTAATCATTCGAGCAGTCACGGTAATCTGCTAGTAACAGAATCAGcgattttttcctctaaaaaagaAGAACGACTAACGAACCTTGATTTCAGATTGAAACACAGATTATATGACTTTGATGATTGTGAAGTTAAAGTTTATTTTGACTTGTGATTGCATAAGGTACCGTTGTGTAATGATGATGCTCGACGCCGTTGGCATGTTTATCACACACTAACGTGGTTAGGATGACAATCTAGATCATATATACTAGACCATAGTGCACTTTTGTTGATTGGTTCGTCAGTTGGATACAGCTCAGCTCCACTGAAGTTAAGTGGCAAAGTGAAGTCACCGCAAATTCGCAGTTTTTATGCGGTGGAGACTACATTTTCTAATGTTcagtgtattacatccttcTGCATAATATACTAGCAACTTATCATACATCTTTCCTGATATCCCTGTAATGGACCAAGCAATCTAGCTGTAGAAAGATTATCATAAGAAGTGTTTGTCTCCCCCTAATGTAAATCATTGTTCAAGCATATACTGTTAAAAGGGAGGTGCCTTAGATTCTGGGATTGCATGCAACAGTGCAATTttagcactatatatatatattaaaaaaaccgATCATGACAAGTCCTTGTTTTAACTTCCAAAGTCACTGTTGGTTGATGTACTATTATTAGCTCTGACTATGTTTCATACTTAACTTTCGAGCGGCTTCTTCAATCTCAAAATACATCTGTAATCTTAACCGACTTCTGTGGCTAGACAGGAATGGCGTAACAGCTGGTGGCCTTTCTTTGTGTTTTCTTGATACAAGGAGATACAGGGGCGGTTAACCCTGTGTTGAAAAAGTTTCGAAGTTACTGTTGGTTGATCAATGTTTTTCCTTGCGTTCTGTCCGTACAATCTCTGACAATTCAGTTCCTAAATTTCAGGGAAGCAAAGGAAAGTCGCAAAGTACtacaagaaacaagaaaatctaCTGAAGGATTTCAGCGAGATGGAGACCATGAATGAACTTGGTTGCTTAGATCAGAGTGCTCCTTCCGAGGTACAACTCTTCTATACAGCTTCACTGTTGTGTTGTATGCAATTATGGAATTCGCAACTAGACATCTTATGGGCCTGTTTGGATTGTGCCCTGTCTAGCTCCGTCAAAACGTTGGCTCATCCAAGATTGACGAGCGATTCTGTCACCACCGGTTCACCTGCCTATAGATGTAAAAATGAACTGTGCGACCCAACACAGGCCTAAGTGAGTCAATAATTGACGCTCAACCAAACAGCCACTCACGCAACACCCGGTCAATGCCCATGTTTAGTGGAATGGTTGTGTGCGTcaatccaaacaagccctatGTGTTTTTCCTTATATGATGTGAACAATATCCTCTTGTTTTCTTCACAGGAAGAGCTAAGGCAATTAGCAAAGAGCGAAAGAGTGGCTATCCATGTGTCGAACATAATTAATCTGATCCTTTTCATTACAAAAGTTGTTGCTTGCTTTAAAAGTCTATCGATGGCGGTAATAGCATCCACGCTGGACTCTCTACTGGATCTTCTGTCGGGATTCATACTCTGGTTTACGGCACATGCTATGAAAAAACCTAACAAGTACAGCTATCCAATTGGAAAGAAGCGCATGCAGCCAGTGGTAAGGATCTCGTTCATTAAAACTGTCACTTTGGTAGAATTTGCACTGTGATTTTATTTCGAAAATATATTGCATTATGAATATAAGATGATCATGCTTTTGTGTTTTGCGTCACAAAAGATAGCTTGAAAATTTGTCTTCTTGTCCAGTTTCCAAAATGAGTTTATTTTTAAACTGGCATTTTTTTGTTGGATGCATTGGTTCACGCCTTACACAAGTGTGTTTCAGCCAGAAATCCTAAACTGAAGTCCACAATAGTTGAGATAATTCAGGGTATATACTTGTGTCACATGACAATGCACGTCCTATTTTGATTATTTTCTGTTAATTTTTCAGGGCATAATAGTTTTTGCGTCGGTAATGGGTACATTAGGCTTCCAAGTGCTGATTGAATCAGGACGCCAGCTTATTACGCAGGTGCGTGATTTGTGGTTCACCCGTCTCATAACAGCAAATCTTTACCGATAATGTTGCCCTTTTTTTCTGATTTGATTGCTGACACTAATATTGTGCAATGGCACAACAGAAGCATGAGAATTTCAATCACACGCAAGAGCTTTGGATGGTAGGCAGCATGTCCTCGGTTGCAGTCGTGAAGTTCTTCCTCATGCTGTACTGCCGGACGTTCAAGAACGAGATCGTCAGGGCGTACGCACAGGACCATTTCTTCGACGTGATCACAAACTCGGTCGGCCTGGTCTCCGCGTTGCTCGCGGTCCGCTACAAATGGTGGATGGATCCAGTTGGGGCCATACTGGTGAGTAAATTTGCTTTACTATgatctgaaatattgtgactTGGAACGGAGAGATCACATATGTAACTATGAATTGTGAGAAATGCAGATCGCGCTGTACACGATCACGACGTGGGCTCGGACGGTGCTGGAGAACGTGGGGACGCTGATCGGCAAGTCGGCGCCGGCGGAATACCTGACGAAGCTGACGTATCTGATCTGGAACCACCACGAGGAGATCCGGCACATCGACACGGTGCGGGCCTACACCTTCGGCACGCACTACTTCGTGGAGGTGGACATCGTGCTGCCGGCGGACATGCCCCTGAGCCAGGCCCACGACATCGGCGAGTCGCTGCAGGAGAAGCTGGAGCAGCTGCCCGAGGTCGAGCGCGCGTTTGTTCATGTCGACTTCGAGTTCACGCACCGGCCCGAGCACAAGGCAGAGGTGTGACTGTGAATGGTTGCCACAGACCACTAGTCCTGCTAGAGATTTGATGCCACATATGTACTTGCAAGACGAACGCAACATCACCTCCAGAGCTCGAACTCTTGAAGGGCATCTAGATTTTTTGCCTTGTGAAATTGAAATATGGGTTAACAATAAGACGCCCTTTCTCGAGAATTTTTCTTACACGACGGAAACGAGCTTCTAAGCATTAAGATGATAGCTGTAGAACCGAGATTGGTAACTAAATTGAGTGAATAGGTgtcttaataatttttttaactgaTACTTTTTTCTATTTGATCATCCAACGCATCTTAAAACCTCAGCGgaaataaaaatactagagagATTTATTAGGAAGGAAAGTTTCGAGACAACTTGACTCCATAGATGGTATATGACCTATATGatccatttaagatcatttcatatgattttGTGCACAAAAGCTTGTAATTTTGAATCAACACGAGCTACCTAGAGAAGAAGACCCCTAAGTTGATAGAATAAAGCAATGGAATTTAATACTCACTTATATACATATGTGTACAAATTTATACCTCTAATAACAAAGagaatgacttcacaaggtgctaaaattttcatccaaaaaacaaaatgaaaattgcatccaaaaggaaaaacttgcaacaaaacaCGGAACCAATAGAATGAGATGAACTCGAACACG includes:
- the LOC133900824 gene encoding metal tolerance protein 7 isoform X1; translation: MGSQGRGEEGAVAGSWRLRMDSGFRIPERFHRQPPFFSRIFGGPNGKQRKVAKYYKKQENLLKDFSEMETMNELGCLDQSAPSEEELRQLAKSERVAIHVSNIINLILFITKVVACFKSLSMAVIASTLDSLLDLLSGFILWFTAHAMKKPNKYSYPIGKKRMQPVGIIVFASVMGTLGFQVLIESGRQLITQKHENFNHTQELWMVGSMSSVAVVKFFLMLYCRTFKNEIVRAYAQDHFFDVITNSVGLVSALLAVRYKWWMDPVGAILIALYTITTWARTVLENVGTLIGKSAPAEYLTKLTYLIWNHHEEIRHIDTVRAYTFGTHYFVEVDIVLPADMPLSQAHDIGESLQEKLEQLPEVERAFVHVDFEFTHRPEHKAEV
- the LOC133900824 gene encoding metal tolerance protein 7 isoform X2, giving the protein MGDKEGPAAETAGQAAPWRLNVSDFQMPERPKEPPFVTRVFLRGHGKQRKVAKYYKKQENLLKDFSEMETMNELGCLDQSAPSEEELRQLAKSERVAIHVSNIINLILFITKVVACFKSLSMAVIASTLDSLLDLLSGFILWFTAHAMKKPNKYSYPIGKKRMQPVGIIVFASVMGTLGFQVLIESGRQLITQKHENFNHTQELWMVGSMSSVAVVKFFLMLYCRTFKNEIVRAYAQDHFFDVITNSVGLVSALLAVRYKWWMDPVGAILIALYTITTWARTVLENVGTLIGKSAPAEYLTKLTYLIWNHHEEIRHIDTVRAYTFGTHYFVEVDIVLPADMPLSQAHDIGESLQEKLEQLPEVERAFVHVDFEFTHRPEHKAEV